In Terriglobia bacterium, the genomic stretch ATCCGGCGTTTGTCGTCAGGAATAGACGGCAGCCGGGATTGCTCTGAAATTCCTGAACTAATCCCTGCCTGAGCTTTTGCGGTACCGAACCGTCAAGACGGACAAAACGCAGGGCGCGCCTCTTCAGGAGAGGCTCGATCAGGTCGAGCATAGTGGTCCATTCCGAGAAGAGCAGCACCTTGCGATTCTCTTCGGAAAACAACTGCTCGAATAAGTTGTCGAGTTCTTCCAGTTTTGAGGAATATCCAGGCGCCTGTTTGTCCACGAGGAACGTGCTGTTCGCGGACATGCGGCACATGAGCAGGTGCTTCTGAAGGCGGAGCAGGTCCATTTCGGTCAGAAATCTCTTCCGCGTAATCCTGCTGACGATTTGCATGTGCGAGGCGTGCAAGCCTGACTGTTCTTCGGTCGGCGCGATGCGGATGATCTCGTTTGTGCGTGCGGGGAGCTGTTGGCGCACAGACTGGCGTGTGCGCCGGAGCAGCACGGGCCGGAGATTCTCGCGCAGTTCGCCGAGGTTTTTGTAGCCGAGGACTTTCCCTCTTTCATCGACGACACGGTGGCGGTTATAAAAACGAAACGCAGGGCCGAGCCGCCGGTCGTCAATGAACTGGACGACCGAATACAGGTCGTCCAGCCGATTCTCAAGCGGCGTGCCCGATAGAACAAGCGCGAACCGCGAACGAAGACCTTTAATGACGCGGCTGGTTTTCGCCTCCCAGTTCTTGATGCGCTGTCCTTCGTCCAGAATGATGAGATCCCAATTCACGTGCTCGATCGACAGGATGTCTCGCAGAACCTGTTCGTAGTTGCACACGGTGAAGAAGCAATCATTGGCGTACTGGCTGCCCCGCGAGGCGACACCACCCGTGATCAATTGGCAATCGCGGCCACAGAAACGATGTATTTCGTTCCGCCACTGCGATTTCACTGATGCGGGGCAGACGACCAGCACCTTCGATATACCGATTTCGCGTGCCAGCAGCTCTGACACTCCTATGGCTTGGATCGTCTTTCCGAGTCCCATGTCGTCGGCAAGAACGGCGCGTCCCGCACCGGCGGCGAACGCGATGCCGTCTAGTTGATACGGCAATAATTCAACCTTGAGAAGCTCGCGGCGAAGAGGGTGTGACTCCGGCTCAACTCGAATCTCAGCGACGCGCCGCTCGATCCGATCGAGCAGTAGACGGCGCTGGATGAGTTCTTCCGCATCCGGATAGATGTTGACAGTGTGTCCCTGCCTTTCCAGACATTGGACCCGTTTGAGCAGGTCTGCTACATCCTCGACGTCGCGATCCCGCAGCGCCTCCATCGTCTCACCGGATTCCGGATCTAATTTCGCGGGAAGCAGGAGTCTCAGCGACGCACGATCGCCGTACCGAACGTGAACGCCGATCGTCTTGCGTTTGTACGGCCGCTTCAATTGCGCCGCGGTGAAACGCCGGTTCAGCTTCGTAAGAACCTGCAGGATGTGCTTGCAGGTCCCGAGCGTGTTGGTGCGGAAGTCCGGACATGCGCAATAGGAGTCCCCCGGCTCGCGCCCGCGCACGGCGACGCGATACGTCTTGCCGGAAACTGTGCTGCTAACGGCATAGTCTGTCCACGGTTGGTCCGGATCGGCCGACCTGACGGTCATCCGTTCCGCGCGAGCGCGCTCCCGCCGCTCCTCGATGGCGCGTTCGATGAGTTCCTGTTCGCTTAAGCTCTCGATAGGCACGCGCTCCGGAGGCGGCGCTGACAGCCCCAACGCCATCTTTTCGTCGAGAATGAACGCAAAAGTGGCCCCGACATGCCGGCACAACGACTCGCAGCGGGTGCAGTGCCATTGCAGGCGGCCGTAAGCCGGATCTGCCAGACTGATCGTAACGGCCGCGCGCGCCGATTCACTCCCATCCGGTTCCGCAGGGAACCGCAGCCGAAAGAAATCCGGACTCAGGCACACGTCTTCCTCAATGCGGAAGTCCCACTTATCTCCGGATCGCAACAACCTCGCCGAATCGTTTCCGAGCAGCTTGAGTGTTTGCTGGTAAGACAGCCGCGAGAGCTTGTCGATGAGCGTCAGTTCGGTGCTTTTCTTCGTTGCACGGGAATCAAGTTCGTTCATGAAACTCCTCGATGACTTTCAATGCTGAACTCTCCTGTATGAAGTTCTTTAGTAATGAAGGTCAGGGCCGGGAAAGGTCCACATCTATGGCTGCCGCGCGAAATTTCAGCAAGATTTGGGAGAGTTTGAATGATGTG encodes the following:
- a CDS encoding DEAD/DEAH box helicase; its protein translation is MNELDSRATKKSTELTLIDKLSRLSYQQTLKLLGNDSARLLRSGDKWDFRIEEDVCLSPDFFRLRFPAEPDGSESARAAVTISLADPAYGRLQWHCTRCESLCRHVGATFAFILDEKMALGLSAPPPERVPIESLSEQELIERAIEERRERARAERMTVRSADPDQPWTDYAVSSTVSGKTYRVAVRGREPGDSYCACPDFRTNTLGTCKHILQVLTKLNRRFTAAQLKRPYKRKTIGVHVRYGDRASLRLLLPAKLDPESGETMEALRDRDVEDVADLLKRVQCLERQGHTVNIYPDAEELIQRRLLLDRIERRVAEIRVEPESHPLRRELLKVELLPYQLDGIAFAAGAGRAVLADDMGLGKTIQAIGVSELLAREIGISKVLVVCPASVKSQWRNEIHRFCGRDCQLITGGVASRGSQYANDCFFTVCNYEQVLRDILSIEHVNWDLIILDEGQRIKNWEAKTSRVIKGLRSRFALVLSGTPLENRLDDLYSVVQFIDDRRLGPAFRFYNRHRVVDERGKVLGYKNLGELRENLRPVLLRRTRQSVRQQLPARTNEIIRIAPTEEQSGLHASHMQIVSRITRKRFLTEMDLLRLQKHLLMCRMSANSTFLVDKQAPGYSSKLEELDNLFEQLFSEENRKVLLFSEWTTMLDLIEPLLKRRALRFVRLDGSVPQKLRQGLVQEFQSNPGCRLFLTTNAGSTGLNLQAANTVINVDLPWNPAVLEQRIARAYRMGQEQPVQVFVLVTEETIEEKLLSTLSAKHDLALAALDADSDVDQVDLAGGIEELRRRLEVLLGARPEAPRDESLRRDSELEIARIAADRNARREKLSISGGQLLSAAFQFVGELLPAPPDSTESNAATSALAATLKQSLSDLVEQDDQGRPQLTFSLPAATALDGLTNVLARLLVRTQSA